A region from the Clostridium beijerinckii genome encodes:
- a CDS encoding efflux RND transporter periplasmic adaptor subunit yields MKKYLALFLVLSSLGLTGCGQAPKEEEKPIAVSVQMAKGGGIENTNTFTGTTKVKEETSVTVEIGGTIQETYVTLGQEVKKGDKLLSIKGDDIQNSVKQAAAALEIAKANYANTTDGSIESQQNSLNNSLKLAQLSYDEAKRNHDLNTQLYQAEAISEDVYKKSEVSLNQAKQGLDMAQKSYDTSNGKSIPELKELAEKQLNQSQVAYEVATSNLNKLTLVAPTDGTITVKNFNANEMATQQKPAFVISSSNMLQIDLNVTQSDLPKFTAGQEVEVTINNKSVKGTVRYVPAVVNATTSLYNIEILVDNSQGDFKAGMSADVQISIEKQDQAITIPKKAIFEEDGKKYVYIADSSNKSVKTEITTGIETATTMEIKSGISKDDTVVIGGLSLISDGTSIFPVTKED; encoded by the coding sequence ATGAAAAAATATTTAGCATTATTTTTAGTACTTAGTTCATTAGGGCTCACAGGATGTGGACAAGCGCCTAAAGAAGAAGAAAAGCCAATAGCTGTATCAGTGCAAATGGCTAAAGGTGGTGGAATAGAAAATACTAATACATTTACTGGAACTACAAAAGTTAAAGAAGAAACATCAGTTACAGTAGAAATAGGTGGAACTATTCAAGAAACATATGTAACGCTAGGTCAAGAAGTGAAAAAAGGAGATAAGCTTTTATCAATTAAAGGTGATGATATACAAAATAGTGTAAAACAAGCAGCAGCAGCTTTAGAGATTGCAAAAGCAAATTATGCCAATACAACAGATGGAAGTATAGAAAGTCAACAAAATTCATTAAATAATTCACTAAAATTAGCACAATTGTCTTATGATGAAGCTAAGAGAAATCATGATCTTAATACTCAACTTTATCAGGCAGAAGCAATAAGTGAAGATGTATATAAAAAATCTGAAGTTTCATTAAATCAAGCTAAACAAGGTTTAGATATGGCACAAAAATCGTATGATACTTCAAATGGGAAAAGCATTCCAGAATTAAAGGAATTAGCTGAAAAACAACTAAATCAATCACAAGTGGCATATGAAGTGGCAACTAGTAATTTAAATAAACTTACATTAGTTGCACCAACAGATGGGACAATAACAGTTAAAAACTTTAATGCAAATGAAATGGCTACGCAACAAAAACCTGCTTTTGTTATTTCTAGTTCCAATATGTTGCAAATAGATTTAAATGTAACTCAATCTGATTTACCTAAGTTTACAGCTGGACAAGAAGTTGAAGTTACAATAAACAATAAATCAGTTAAAGGTACAGTAAGATATGTACCAGCAGTAGTTAATGCAACAACATCACTATATAATATTGAAATACTCGTAGATAATTCACAAGGTGATTTTAAAGCAGGAATGTCAGCAGATGTTCAAATAAGTATAGAAAAACAAGATCAAGCAATAACAATTCCTAAAAAAGCAATATTTGAAGAAGATGGTAAAAAGTATGTATACATAGCAGATTCAAGTAATAAATCAGTTAAAACAGAAATTACAACAGGCATTGAAACAGCTACTACGATGGAAATTAAAAGTGGAATAAGTAAAGATGATACAGTAGTTATTGGTGGATTAAGCCTAATTTCTGATGGAACTAGCATATTCCCAGTAACAAAGGAGGATTAA